The Kribbella amoyensis genomic sequence GCGGCAGGATCACGGCGAGCCCGAACTGCTGCAGCATCGCCGGGGCCAGGCCGTCCTTGTCGTCCACGGTGAGCGCGAGCAGGACGCACAGCCCGACGAACACCGCGGGCAGGATGAACAACAGCACCCCGCGCCGGTGCCCGAACAGCGTGGCCAGGGTGAGGCGCGCGATCGTCCGGTTCATCGCTTGCCCCCGACCAGGTAGGAGAAGACGCTCTCCAGCGACTCGTCGGTGGGGGACACCTCGTGCAGCCGGATGCCCAGCTCGCGCGCGAGCCCGGGGACCAGCTTGCTGAAGCGTTCGAAGTCGGCCACCTGGACGTGCAGGGCTTCCGCGTCCAGATCGGCTCCGGTGGTGCACGGGTCGCCGATCAGGGCAGCCGCGATCCGGCGGTCGTCGCTGGTGCGCATCCGGTACAGCACCGGGCGGTCGGTCATCAGGGTACGGATCGCCCGGTAGTCGCCGGACGCCGCGTGCCGGCCGGACACGACCACTTCGATGTGCGTCGCGACCTGCTGCACCTCCTCGAGGATGTGCGAGCTGAACAGCACGGTCCGGCCTTCCGCACCCATCTTGCGCAGCAACTCCATCAGGTGCAGCCGTTGCCGCGGGTCCATCCCGTTGAACGGTTCGTCGAGCAGCAGGACCGACGGCTCGTGGACCAGCGCGGCCGCCATCTTGATCCGTTGCTTCATCCCCTTCGAGTACGTCGCGATCCGCCGGCCGGCCGCTTCCTCCATCGCGACCGTCGCGATCGCGGTCGCCGCCGCGGCGCCTGCGTTCGCGAGGCCGTGCAGCTCCGCGTTGGCCCGGACGAAGTCGGCGCCGGACAACGTGTCGTACACGGCCTCGGTCTCCGGGACCAGGCCGATCTGCGCGTACGCCCGCTCGTTCCGCCAGATCGGGACGTCGTCCAGTGTGACCGAGCCGGTCGACGGCGGCAGGAAGCCGGCCATCATCGTGATCAGCGTCGACTTGCCCGCGCCGTTCGGGCCGAGCAGGCCGGTGACGCCCGGGCCGATCGACATCGACACGTCGTTGACGG encodes the following:
- a CDS encoding ABC transporter ATP-binding protein, which encodes MSLVRIAKVSRWYGNVVAVNDVSMSIGPGVTGLLGPNGAGKSTLITMMAGFLPPSTGSVTLDDVPIWRNERAYAQIGLVPETEAVYDTLSGADFVRANAELHGLANAGAAAATAIATVAMEEAAGRRIATYSKGMKQRIKMAAALVHEPSVLLLDEPFNGMDPRQRLHLMELLRKMGAEGRTVLFSSHILEEVQQVATHIEVVVSGRHAASGDYRAIRTLMTDRPVLYRMRTSDDRRIAAALIGDPCTTGADLDAEALHVQVADFERFSKLVPGLARELGIRLHEVSPTDESLESVFSYLVGGKR